Proteins encoded in a region of the Dryobates pubescens isolate bDryPub1 chromosome 14, bDryPub1.pri, whole genome shotgun sequence genome:
- the VIRMA gene encoding protein virilizer homolog has translation MAVDTATELLFLDTFKHQSAEQSTNIDVVRFPCVVYINEVRVIPPGVRAHTSLPDNRAYGETSPHTFQLDLFFNNVSKPSAPVFDRLGSLEYDENTSIIFRPNAKVNTDGLVLRGWYNCLTLAIYGSVDRVISHERESPPPPPPPPPPPQQQPGLKRNPKHADGEKEDQFNGSPPRPQPRGPRTPPGPPPPDDDEDEPIPVSVVGEKEDDVDHREDYFEPISPDRTSIHQESQYSDDGEVEEDQPEEGDDDDDVDVEEDEDDDDDDDGHTVDSIADEDEEEEEEDEDEEEAEEEEEGEGDDGYEQISSDEDGIADLERETFKYPSFDIEYTPEDLASVPPVTYEPFERELGPLLYFTCPYKTVFENEVAKIKDQDPEKENSGAVEASVKLTELLELYREERGAKWVTALEEVPSLIVKGLSYLQVKDTKQDYITQLVDWTLHALNLQVALKQPIALNVRQLKAGTKLVSALAECGTQGVTALLQAGVINVLFELLFADHVSSSLKLNAFKALDSVISMTEGMEVFLRGGADVHEKSGYQKLLELILLDQTVRVVTAGSAIFQKCHFYEILSDIKKVVDQLAESTPSLPNHTEQEQEQDMVGLERTNQEYENDVETPMDMDHLMESSNISEGEMEKLVSLLEEIFHLMETAPHTMIQPPVKSFPTMARITGPPERDDPYPVLFRYLHSHHFLECITLLLSMPVTGAHPGVLQAVREILRFLAQSQKGLLFFIAEYEATNLLIRALCQFSDPDQEEGLQSDGANEDTFALWLLHSTQTLQCISELFCHFQRCTASEETDHSDLLGTLHNLYLITFNPVGRSAVAHVFSLEKNLQCLITLMEYYSKEALGDSKSKKSVAYNYACILVLLVVQSSSDVQMLEQHSAPLLKLCKADENNTKLQELSKWLEPLKNLRFEINCIPNLIEYIKQNIDSLMTPDGVGLPTALRVLCHVACPPPLVQGQQKDLKWNLAVIQLFSSEGMDTFIRVLQKLNSVLIQPWRLHVNMGTTLHRVTTISMAHCTLTLLKTMLTELLRGGSFEFKDMRVPSALVSLHMLLCSIPLSGRLDSDEQKIQNDIVDILLTFTQGVNEKLTISEETLANNTWSLMLKEVLSSIVRIPEGFFSGLILLSELLPLPLPMQTTQVIEPHDISVALNTRKLWSMHLHVQAKLIQEIVRSFSGSSCQPIQHMLRRICVQLCDLASPTALLIMRTVLDLIVEDLQSGTEEKEKQYTGQTTRLLALLDALASHKACKLAILHLVNGTAKGDEKYGEVFQELLALMRSAGDNVTHQQCAEYVTSLLQSLCDQDIALILPSSSEGSVSELEQLSNSLPSKELMPLICDCLLETLANSESSYSCLLTCIRTMMFLTEHDYGFYHLKSSLRKHSSALYTVLKRVITSFSKDTGELASSFLDFLRQILNSETLASCCGDDGGLMEADGSHSGRTVGLTTAQLKHLLQHKEETPESLLLDLEKHVTDRSKEDDGLESLLDNIVGVRQMLESAGDPCPLSDLDVEPVLAPPDSLQNLFNNRTTYVLADVMDDQLKSLWFSPFQAEEIDTDLDMVKVDLIELSEKGCSDFDLQAELERSFLSEPSSPGRTKTTKGFKLGKHKHETFITSSGKSEYIEPAKRAHVVPPPRGRGRGGFGQGIRPHDIFRQRKQNTSRPPSMHVDDFVAAESKEVVPPDGISPAKRPPKVSQKISSRGGFSGNRGGRGAFHSQNRFFTPPASKGNYSRREGARGSSWSAQSTPRGTYNDSRGGQSNFNRGPLPPLRPLSSAGYRPSPRDRASRGRGGIGPSWTSANSSSSGGSRGKFVSGGSGRGRHVRSFTR, from the exons GTCAACACAGATGGATTGGTTCTGAGAGGGTGGTACAACTGCCTGACTTTGGCAATCTATGGCTCGGTGGACAGAGTAATAAGTCACGAGAGAGAGTCGCCGCCTCCGCCCCCGCCtccgcccccacccccccagcaacAGCCTGGTTTGAAGAGAAACCCAAAGCATG CTGATGGAGAGAAAGAAGACCAGTTCAATGGCAGTCCTCCAAGACCACAGCCTAGGGGACCAAGGACACCTCCaggccctcctcctcctgatgATGATGAGGATGAACCCATCCCAGTGTCAG TGGTTGGGGAAAAAGAAGATGATGTGGACCACAGGGAGGATTACTTTGAGCCCATCTCTCCTGACCGAACATCCATTCATCAGGAAAGCCAGTACTCTGATGATGGAGAAGTGGAGGAGGATCAGCCAGAGGAaggagatgatgatgatgatgtggatgttgaggaggatgaggatgatgacGATGATGATGACGGGCATACAGTGGACAGTATTGCTGATGAGGacgaggaagaagaggaagaagatgaagatgaagaagaggctgaagaggaggaagaaggtgaAG GGGATGATGGATATGAGCAGATTTCAAGCGATGAAGATGGAATTGCTGATCTGGAACGTGAAACGTTTAAGTATCCGAGCTTTGATATTGAATATACTCCTGAGGATCTGGCATCTGTGCCTCCTGTGACATATGAACCTTTTGAAAGGGAGCTTGGACCTCTTTTGTACTTCACCTGCCCCTACAAGACTGTGTTTGAAAATGAAGTTGCTAAAATCAAGGACCAGGAcccagagaaagaaaattccGGGGCAGTGGAAGCCTCAGTGAAGTTaactgaactgctggagttgtaTCGAGAGGAAAGAGGTGCAAAGTGGGTGACTGCTTTAGAAGAAGTCCCCAGCTTAATAGTCAAAGGATTGAGCTACCTGCAGGTGAAAGACACAAAGCAAGACTATATTACCCAGCTAGTAGACTGGACCCTGCATGCTTTGAATCTTCAGGTAGCTCTCAAACAGCCAATTGCTTTGAACGTCCGACAGCTCAAAGCCGGCACGAAGCTGGTGTCGGCTTTAGCAGAGTGTGGGACTCAAGGAGTAACAGCACTCTTGCAGGCAGGAGTTATCAATGTCTTATTTGAACTGCTCTTTGCAGACCATGTATCATCCTCCCTCAAACTGAATGCTTTTAAAGCTCTGGATAGTGTTATTAGCATGACTGAGGGAATGGAAGTGTTTCTAAGGGGGGGTGCAGACGTGCACGAAAAAAGTGGTTATCAGAAGCTCTTGGAACTGATCCTGCTAGATCAGACTGTGAGGGTAGTTACTGCTGGCTCTGCCATTTTTCAGAAGTGCCACTTCTATGAGATCCTTTCAGACATTAAAAAGGTGGTTGATCAGCTAGCAGAGAGCACTCCTTCTCTTCCTAATCACACGGAGCAAGAACAGGAGCAGGACATGGTAGGGCTTGAAAGAACCAACCAGGAATACGAGAACGATGTGGAGACTCCTATGGACATGGATCATCTTATGGAATCTTCCAATATAAGTGAAGGAGAGATGGAAAAACTTGTCAGTCTTCTGGAAGAAATCTTCCATTTGATGGAAACTGCTCCTCACACAATGATTCAGCCACCTGTGAAATCCTTCCCCACCATGGCACGCATTACGGGCCCGCCAGAAAGGGATGATCCTTACCCTGTGCTCTTCAG GTACCTTCACAGTCACCATTTCCTGGAATGCATCACCCTGCTGCTGTCTATGCCAGTGACAGGTGCCCACCCAGGCGTGCTGCAGGCCGTCCGAGAGATCCTGCGCTTCCTGGCGCAGTCACAGAaggggctgctcttcttcatTGCTGAGTACGAAGCAACCAACTTACTGATCAGGGCACTCTGTCAGTTTTCTGATCCAGATCAAGAGGAAGGTCTCCAATCAGATGGGGCCAATGAGGATACCTttgccctgtggctgctgcattCCACGCAGACCTTACAGTGCATTTCGGAGTTGTTCTGCCACTTTCAGCGGTGCACGGCCAGCGAGGAGACCGACCACTCagatctgctggggacactTCACAACCTTTACCTGATTACCTTTAACCCCGTGGGAAGATCTGCTGTGGCTcatgtgttcagcctggagaagaatctCCAGTGTCTTATTACTTTAATGGAGTACTATTCCAAAGAAGCTTTAGG AGACTCCAAGTCTAAGAAGTCAGTTGCTTACAATTATGCCTGcatcctggttttgctggtggTTCAGTCTTCCAGTGATGTCCAAATGCTGGAGCAGCACTCGGCGCCCTTGCTGAAGCTTTGTAAAGCAGATGAAAATAACACCAAATTGCAAG agctcagcaagtggCTTGAACCCTTGAAAAACCTTCGGTTTGAGATAAACTGCATTCCAAATCTCATTGAATACATCAAACAG AACATTGACAGTTTGATGACACCAGATGGAGTTGGTCTTCCTACTGCCCTTCGTGTTCTGTGTCACGTTGCGTGTCCACCCCCCCTGGTGCAAG GTCAACAGAAAGACCTGAAATGGAACCTTGCAGTCATTCAGCTCTTTTCTTCTGAGGGAATGGACACCTTCATCCGAGTCTTGCAGAAGCTCAACAGCGTCCTCATTCAGCCTTGGCGCCTGCACGTCAACATGGGCACCACGCTTCACAGAGTCACCACCATTTCCATGGCCCACTGCACACTGACCCTGCTGAAGACCATGCTGACAGAGCTCCTGAGGGGTGGCTCTTTTGAGTTCAAAGACATGCGTGTGCCCTCGGCgctggtgtccctgcacatgctgctgtgctccatccctctctcGGGCCGCCTGGACAGCGACGAGCAGAAAATCCAGAACGACATCGTCGATATCTTGCTGACCTTCACGCAGGGGGTCAATGAAAAACTGACCATTTCTGAGGAAACTTTGGCCAACAACACCTGGTCTTTAATGCTGAAGGAAGTTCTGTCTTCCATTGTGAGAATTCCTGAAGGCTTTTTCTCTGGGCTGATACTGCTTTcggagctgctgcctcttccgCTGCCCATGCAGACAACTCAG GTCATTGAACCACATGACATTTCAGTGGCCCTCAACACCAGGAAGCTGTGGAGCATGCACCTGCACGTCCAGGCCAAGCTGATCCAGGAGATCGTGCGCTCCTTCTCcggctcctcctgccagcccatccAGCACATGCTGAGACGtatctgtgtccagctctgtgaCCTGGCTTCCCCCACGGCTCTGCTGATCATGAGGACTGTGCTGGATCTGATTGTAGAAGACCTGCAAAG CGgtacagaagagaaagagaagcagtaCACCGGGCAGACCACTcggctgctggctttgctggatGCCCTGGCTTCACACAAGGCTTGCAAACTGGCCATTCTGCATCTTGTCAATGGAACAGCTAAAGGAGATGAAAAGTATGGAGAGGTTTTCCAGGAGCTCTTGGCTTTGATGCGATCAGCTGGGGACAACGTCACtcaccagcagtgtgctgaaTATGTCACTTCCCTTCTGCAGTCCCTCTGTGACCAG GACATTGCCCTCATCTTGCCAAGCTCATCTGAAGGTTCTGTGTCtgaactggagcagctctcaaACTCCTTACCAAGCAAAGAGCTGATGCCCTTGATTTGTGACTGTCTGCTGGAAACCTTGGCCAATTCTGAGAGCAGttacagctgcctgctgacGTGCATCCGGACCATGATGTTCCTCACGGAGCATGACTATGGCTTCTATCACTTGAAGAG CTCTCtcaggaagcacagcagtgctctgtACACTGTGCTGAAGCGAGTCATAACCAGCTTTAGCAAAGACACAGGTGAACTGGCCTCCTCTTTCCTGGACTTCCTGAGGCAGATTCTAAACTCTGAGACACTG GCTTCTTGCTGTGGAGATGATGGAGGCCTTATGGAAGCAGATGGCTCTCACTCAGGCAGAACTGTGGGTCTGACTACTGCACAGCTGAAGCATCTACTGCAGCACAAAGAAGAAACCCCAGAGAGCCTGCTGCTCGACCTGGAGAAACACGTGACG GACCGCTCTAAGGAAGATGATGGCCTGGAGTCCCTGCTGGACAACATCGTCGGCGTGAGGCAGATGTTGGAATCGGCAGGGGACCCCTGTCCACTGAGTGACCTGGATGTGGAGCCTGTTCTGGCTCCACCAGACTCTCTGCAGAATTTGTTTAACAACAG GACCACCTATGTGTTGGCAGATGTGATGGATGACCAGCTGAAGTCCCTGTGGTTCTCCCCCTTTCAGGCTGAAGAAATAGACACTGATTTGGACATG GTGAAAGTTGACTTGATTGAGCTGTCAGAGAAGGGCTGCAGTGACTTTGACCTGCAAGCTGAACTGGAGAGGTCATTTTTGTCAGAGCCATCATCTCCTGGCCGCACAAAAACCACAAAGGGCTTCAAGCTTGGCAAGCACAAGCATGAGACCTTCATAACTTCAAG TGGAAAATCTGAGTACATAGAACCTGCAAAGAGAGCCCACGTTGTGCCACCGCCGAGGGGAAGAGGCAGGGGAGGCTTTGGACAAGGGATTCGCCCGCACGATATCTTCCGCCAGCGGAAGCAGAACACCAGCAGGCCTCCCTCCATGCACGTGGATGACTTtgttgctgcagagagcaaagaagTGGTTCCTCCTGATGGCATCTCACCAGCCAAAAGGCCACCTAAAGTGTCACAGAAGATTTCTTCTCGGGGTGGGTTCTCAGGGAACCGCGGAGGACGAGGAGCTTTTCACAGTCAGAACAGGTTCTTTACACCGCCTGCTTCCAAAG GAAATTACAGTCGCCGCGAAGGCGCTCGGGGCTCAAGCTGGAGCGCACAGAGCACGCCCAGGGGAACCTACAATGACAGTAGAGGTGGTCAAAGCAATTTTAACAGGGGTCCCCTGCCACCACTGAGACCATTAAGTTCAGCAG GCTACCGACCGAGTCCTCGCGATCGTGCTTCCAGAGGCCGCGGAGGGATCGGACCGTCTTGGACAAGTGCTAATAGTAGTAGCAGTGGTGGCTCGAGAGGAAAGTTTGTTAGTGGAGGCAGTGGAAGAGGTCGCCATGTACGCTCCTTCACgcggtga